One region of Plasmodium vivax chromosome 7, whole genome shotgun sequence genomic DNA includes:
- a CDS encoding hypothetical protein, conserved (encoded by transcript PVX_086945A), whose amino-acid sequence MLSMASEPERRDSNISIRELEESVKQLTEQVGYNDTSEDDEEAIISMELINRNIAACLRINKKAIRKWYEQCLSAKTRYWQIKMNFWRRFKMYTRSELFFGEKTRGVDKIWKDKMWAIWISYIHRMMWEEDVEDTIQFKKRINKCYSYMYIRDRYTQKKRHFRRVKQRKIVNAWSHFLDTYTEKWRKERKAMAMAMAIAQCTARKKQSTKSKQPAGKKQPVKKRAKVASASSLIPPGQQRLQHSDDSVGHSIGGSLGGRIGSNIGSSIGSSIGSTPVLNSLGANAKTGRKESPLTKKGAAKKGVDKNGTAITGASKTGAAKTMAVKTAQIKRTKIPPPSMTSLCAPR is encoded by the coding sequence ATGCTATCGATGGCTAGCGAACCAGAGCGGAGGGACTCCAACATAAGCATCAGGGAGTTGGAAGAAAGCGTCAAACAATTAACGGAGCAGGTAGGATATAACGACACCTCggaagatgatgaagaagctATTATTTCGATGGAACTAATCAACAGGAATATTGCAGCCTGTCTAAggataaacaaaaaagcCATTCGAAAATGGTACGAACAATGCCTCAGTGCGAAGACTAGATATTGGCAAATCAAAATGAACTTTTGGAGACGGTTCAAAATGTATACGCGGTccgaattattttttggagaaaaaaccAGAGGAGTAGACAAAATTTGGAAAGATAAAATGTGGGCCATTTGGATTTCGTACATTCATAGGATGATGTGGGAGGAGGACGTTGAAGATACaattcaatttaaaaaaagaataaacaaatgTTACTCCTACATGTATATCCGTGATAGGTACACCCAGAAGAAGAGGCACTTTAGGAGAGTGAAGCAGAGGAAGATTGTGAACGCGTGGAGCCACTTTTTGGACACTTATACGGAAAAGTGGCGGAAGGAGCGGAAGGCCATGGCGATGGCGATGGCGATAGCCCAGTGCACGGCGAGGAAGAAGCAGTCCACAAAGAGTAAGCAGCCCGCGGGTAAGAAGCAGCCCGTGAAGAAGAGGGCGAAGGTCGCTTCCGCTTCGTCACTCATCCCGCCGGGGCAGCAGCGCTTGCAGCACAGTGACGACAGCGTTGGCCATAGCATTGGCGGCAGCTTGGGCGGCAGAATTGGTAGCAACATTGGTAGCAGCATTGGTAGCAGCATTGGTAGCACCCCAGTTTTGAATAGCCTGGGCGCGAACGCGAAGACTGGGCGGAAGGAAAGCCCGCtaaccaaaaagggggcagccaaaaagggggtggatAAAAACGGGACTGCCATAACGGGAGCATCCAAAACAGGCGCCGCCAAAACCATGGCAGTCAAAACGGCGCAAATTAAACGAACGAAGATTCCCCCTCCAAGCATGACCAGCCTCTGTGCGCCGCGGTGA
- a CDS encoding hypothetical protein, conserved (encoded by transcript PVX_086940A), translating into MASNVGPHMGYNVDPNMGYNMGYNMGYNLGFNAAANAVPNAVPNAVPNVAPNAVPNYGFNYGANYGANYGTNYGANYGANYGANLGANLGANFGAQAGQNFRPQLGAMGYAPGQISPYLGDNNNMFYFMQAVAFATAVFLNVVFLNRHMLKKNLTKSEFDAALSGKLSREGTPPPSLEYQRAKERSYSPASSEGSDARNETYPLLSEDEFEYERLSPVEDEVDIFEEDSGSLSPEEGEYRSHEAEIQNLMNISHENPPDRYLSNPFDDLSNQVAGSSSAQRPVYQPPNYGEFYEGAQFADKYQMSSSNAYLMNNNEINNAVRNAHFQNANYGYAHAPYADIFRHPNYANMYRATNLPNGSFLNGRGANHVGGATSGSFGVNAAGGAPAGAVAGGNIAEQNFAYGYDDAQFADSYQENHHAHAEEEEEDPFEDLQVDSEFDFASYANEGASAGGATAAAAAAAATAATATAATSSTGAPSQGHAASAQGITNRGFQFDEGDNGFRKAEKHKPSPGNPFIIEPTRSTTTMQEDSPGEDLSPEEDNFEEKHNSEGSEKSLSRGKSYNEEEEGLMSDDEEDQYSEYEKYLNAQSSRKDQKNYENRMRSYLQKYKRLSKGGKNEVLENEVGADVVSPQEESTDEESPAEEAASPLEEIISPPEEESPLKENPPAKGKLNDDSSSTEPEDDLKKHPVSMPSSSKYVYGSGENSIEFEVDLEGGAASQQSEEVVQGDAVQSSTADSSAATNQEEAEDVGANQAEVEVPASTEEVEAAEEEALENDAAVSEGQTEVPVSGEEAQEAANEEEVEAVESGAVENVAVESEATEETPNDAAEESANVAAEETADDAAEETPNVAEEETADDAAEETPNVAEEETSNDAAEEETPNVAEEETSNDAAEEETSNDAAEEETPNDVADEETPNDVADEETPDVDETEN; encoded by the exons ATGGCTTCGAACGTGGGTCCCCACATGGGTTACAACGTGGATCCCAACATGGGTTACAATATGGGTTACAACATGGGCTACAACCTAGGTTTTAATGCTGCCGCTAACGCAGTTCCCAACGCGGTCCCTAACGCGGTTCCCAATGTTGCCCCTAACGCGGTGCCCAACTATGGCTTTAACTACGGAGCTAACTATGGTGCTAACTATGGTACTAACTATGGAGCTAATTATGGAGCTAATTATGGCGCCAATTTGGGAGCCAACTTGGGAGCGAACTTCGGTGCTCAGGCTGGGCAGAACTTCAGGCCCCAGTTGGGCGCCATGGGCTATGCACCGGGGCAGATCTCTCCGTACTTAGGTGACAACAACAACATGTTCTATTTCATGCAAGCAGTGGCCTTCGCGACGGCGGTTTTTCTGAAC GTGGTCTTCCTGAACAGACACATGCTGAAGAAAAACCTCACGAAGAGCGAATTCGACGCAGCTTTGTCCGGCAAGCTGTCCAGGGAagggacccccccccccagccTAGAGTACCAGCGGGCGAAAGAAAGGTCCTACTCCCCAGCGAGCAGCGAAGGGAGCGATGCTCGCAACGAAACATACCCCCTGTTGTCCGAGGATGAATTTGAGTATGAACGATTGTCTCCAGTGGAAGATGAAGTAGACATTTTCGAAGAAGATAGTGGCAGCCTGTCCCCTGAGGAAGGAGAGTATCGATCCCACGAGGCAGAAATACAAAACTTGATGAACATATCTCATGAGAACCCTCCCGATAGGTACCTTTCAAACCCATTTGATGATTTGAGCAACCAAGTGGCAGGCAGCAGCTCAGCGCAAAGGCCAGTATACCAGCCACCAAACTATGGGGAATTCTATGAAGGAGCCCAATTTGCAGACAAATACCAAATGTCAAGTAGCAACGCTTATCTGATGAACAACAATGAAATTAACAACGCAGTTAGGAATGCCCATTTTCAGAACGCTAACTATGGTTATGCGCATGCACCTTATGCTGACATCTTTAGGCACCCCAATTACGCGAACATGTATCGAGCGACTAACCTTCCCAATGGTTCCTTCCTGAATGGAAGAGGTGCAAACCACGTAGGAGGTGCTACTAGTGGAAGTTTTGGAGTTAACGCTGCTGGTGGTGCCCCTGCCGGTGCCGTTGCTGGTGGCAACATTGCCGAGCAGAACTTCGCCTACGGCTATGACGATGCTCAGTTTGCGGATAGCTACCAAGAGAACCACCATGCACAtgcagaggaggaggaagaggacccATTCGAAGACCTGCAAGTAGATAGCGAATTCGACTTTGCAAGTTATGCGAACGAAGGTGCGAGCGCGGGGGGAGCTACCGCCGCTGCCGCCGCCGCTGCTGCCACCGCAGCTactgctactgctgctacTTCTTCCACTGGTGCACCTTCCCAAGGACATGCTGCAAGCGCACAGGGAATCACCAACCGCGGCTTTCAATTTGACGAAGGAGATAATGGCTTtagaaaagcagaaaaacaCAAGCCTTCTCCAGGAAACCCATTCATCATTGAGCCGACGAGAAGCACCACGACCATGCAAGAGGACTCTCCTGGTGAAGACCTATCCCCAGAGGAAGATAACTTTGAAGAGAAGCACAACAGTGAAGGGAGCGAAAAGAGTCTATCAAGGGGAAAGTCCtacaatgaggaggaagaagggctCATGTCAGATGATGAGGAAGACCAATATAGTGAATATGAAAAGTACCTGAACGCACAATCGAGCAGAAAGGACCAGAAGAATTACGAAAATAGGATGAGAAGCTACTTgcagaaatataaaagacTGTCAAAGggtggcaaaaatgaagtgctCGAAAATGAAGTTGGCGCAGATGTTGTTTCCCCACAGGAGGAATCCACGGATGAGGAGTCCCCAGCAGAAGAGGCGGCCTCCCCCCTAGAAGAGATCATCTCCCCCCCAGAAGAGGAGTCACCCCTAAAGGAGAATCCCCCAGCAAAGGGAAAGCTGAATGATGATTCATCCTCCACCGAACCGGAAGACGATCTTAAGAAGCACCCCGTAAGCATGCCCAGCAGTAGCAAGTACGTCTATGGCTCGGGGGAAAACAGCATAGAATTTGAAGTAGACCTGGAGGGAGGCGCGGCGAGCCAGCAGAGTGAGGAAGTGGTGCAGGGCGATGCGGTACAGAGCAGCACGGCGGACAGCAGCGCGGCAACAAACCaggaagaagctgaagaCGTGGGAGCCAACCAGGCCGAAGTTGAAGTGCCCGCAAGCacggaagaagtggaagccgcggaggaagaagcgctCGAAAATGACGCAGCTGTAAGTGAGGGCCAAACTGAAGTACCAGTAAGCGGGGAAGAAGCCCAGGAGGCCGCAAACGAGGAAGAGGTCGAAGCGGTGGAAAGTGGCGCGGTGGAGAATGTCGCGGTTGAGAGTGAAGCCACGGAAGAGACCCCAAATGATGCCGCGGAGGAAAGCGCAAATGTCGCTGCAGAAGAAACTGCAGACGATGCCGCTGAAGAAACCCCAAACGTCGCTGAAGAAGAAACTGCAGACGATGCCGCTGAAGAAACCCCAAACGTCGCTGAAGAAGAAACCTCAAACGACGCCGCTGAAGAAGAAACCCCAAACGTCGCTGAAGAAGAAACCTCAAACGACGCCGCTGAAGAAGAAACCTCAAACGACGCCGCTGAAGAAGAAACCCCAAACGACGTCGCCGATGAAGAAACCCCAAACGACGTCGCCGATGAAGAAACCCCAGACGTTGACGAAACTGAAAACTAA